One genomic segment of Desulfonatronum thioautotrophicum includes these proteins:
- the gcvPA gene encoding aminomethyl-transferring glycine dehydrogenase subunit GcvPA produces MPYIPHTPDEQQRMLDVVGVSSLEELFAEIPADLRPKSFDLPEGLGEYEVLRHLETLAEKNNTRLVGFLGAGFYDHAIPAAVDFLTARGEFATAYTPYQPEASQGLLQAIFEYQTAICRLMDMEYANASVYDGGTALYEAMMMAVRQTKRRKIVVDECVNPIYRRMLDCYTSNLQLEMIVISHKEGSSDLPALSKAVDTDTAAVIVQNPNFFGALEDFSELFAHASSQRALNIISVYPLMQSILKTPGAMGADIATAEGQSLGLPLSFGGPYLGIMACSKALIRQMPGRIAGRTTDGEGRTGYVLTLQAREQHIRRHKATSNICSNQALCAMRAIVYLCLMGPQGLANTATHSAELAHYAARRLLKLPGTRMLSERPFANEFALVLPKPAYAVIDRLTRRGYLPGFPLGRYYPGLENVLLIACTEKNTREDIGILKELLGGAL; encoded by the coding sequence ATGCCCTATATTCCCCACACCCCGGACGAACAGCAGCGCATGCTGGACGTGGTCGGCGTTTCCAGCCTTGAGGAACTCTTCGCGGAAATTCCCGCGGATCTGCGGCCCAAGAGTTTTGATCTGCCGGAAGGACTTGGTGAGTATGAGGTCTTGCGCCACCTGGAAACCCTGGCCGAAAAAAACAATACAAGGCTGGTTGGTTTTCTCGGCGCGGGCTTCTACGACCATGCCATCCCCGCCGCGGTGGACTTCCTGACCGCGCGGGGAGAATTCGCCACAGCGTATACCCCCTATCAGCCCGAGGCCTCCCAGGGCTTGCTCCAGGCCATTTTCGAATACCAGACCGCGATCTGCAGGCTCATGGACATGGAGTACGCCAATGCCTCGGTCTACGATGGGGGCACGGCCCTCTACGAAGCCATGATGATGGCCGTTCGACAGACCAAACGCCGCAAGATCGTCGTGGATGAGTGCGTCAACCCCATCTACCGCCGGATGCTGGACTGCTACACATCCAATCTGCAGCTGGAAATGATCGTGATCAGCCACAAGGAAGGCAGCTCCGACCTCCCGGCCCTCTCAAAAGCGGTGGACACGGACACGGCGGCGGTGATCGTGCAGAACCCCAACTTCTTCGGCGCACTGGAAGACTTTAGTGAACTTTTTGCCCACGCCAGCTCCCAGCGAGCCCTGAATATCATCTCCGTATATCCGCTCATGCAGTCCATCTTGAAAACACCTGGCGCCATGGGGGCGGACATTGCCACGGCAGAGGGCCAAAGCCTCGGGCTTCCTTTGAGCTTCGGCGGACCGTACCTGGGCATTATGGCTTGCAGCAAGGCCTTGATCCGCCAAATGCCCGGGCGAATTGCCGGACGAACCACCGACGGGGAAGGCCGGACCGGCTACGTGCTGACGCTACAGGCCCGAGAGCAGCATATCCGCCGTCACAAAGCCACCTCCAACATCTGCTCCAACCAGGCTCTCTGCGCCATGCGGGCCATTGTCTATCTCTGCTTGATGGGGCCGCAGGGACTGGCCAACACCGCCACCCATAGCGCCGAGTTGGCCCACTACGCAGCCAGGCGGCTGCTCAAACTTCCGGGAACCAGAATGCTCAGTGAGCGCCCCTTTGCCAACGAATTTGCCCTGGTCCTGCCCAAGCCGGCCTATGCCGTCATTGATCGCCTGACCCGACGGGGCTATCTGCCCGGATTTCCCCTGGGCCGCTACTATCCTGGCCTGGAAAACGTCCTGCTCATTGCTTGTACGGAAAAAAACACCCGTGAAGATATCGGCATCCTCAAAGAATTGCTGGGAGGCGCCTTATGA
- the gcvPB gene encoding aminomethyl-transferring glycine dehydrogenase subunit GcvPB, which translates to MKTIFEQSVPGRPGVGLRELKKDLTGLIPQELARDGLPCLPQVSELDVVRHFTRLSRLNFGVDSHFYPLGSCTMKYNPKFIEQAASLPGFSRLHPLVPQFRGAGHFAQGALEVIYETERLLCEITGMAGFTVHPMAGSHGELTGAMIIAAYHKDKGRNRSKVIVPDSAHGTNPASAAIAGFDVISLESRDGIIDPQALEAVLSKDVAAVMMTCPNTLGLFEQHLPRIVELVRSVDALLYYDGANLNAILGKMRVGEAGFDVVHLNLHKTFGTPHGGGGPGSGPVGVCQRLVDYLPVSRVGKQEDGQFFLNYDHPKSIGYVAPFYGNFAVYLKAYAYILRLGRKGLIRVSENAVLAANYLRKRLENHLEIPFNRICMHEFVASAVRQAAKGVRAVDIAKALLDKGHHAPTVYFPLIVKEALMFEPTETESLDTLDQFVDDLIAILEQVEQDPAAVQSAPRKTPVSRLDEVKAARNLELTDQCRLED; encoded by the coding sequence ATGAAAACCATCTTTGAGCAATCCGTGCCTGGACGCCCCGGCGTCGGACTGCGCGAACTGAAGAAAGACCTGACCGGCTTGATCCCCCAGGAGCTGGCCCGGGACGGGCTGCCCTGTTTGCCCCAGGTGAGTGAGCTGGACGTGGTTCGCCATTTCACCCGGCTTTCCCGACTCAATTTCGGCGTGGACAGCCATTTCTATCCCCTGGGATCGTGCACCATGAAGTACAATCCCAAGTTCATTGAACAGGCCGCGTCCCTGCCTGGATTCAGCCGCCTGCATCCCTTGGTGCCCCAGTTCCGCGGGGCCGGACATTTTGCCCAGGGCGCGCTGGAGGTCATCTACGAAACCGAGCGACTGCTCTGCGAGATCACGGGCATGGCCGGCTTCACGGTCCACCCCATGGCCGGTTCCCACGGCGAATTGACCGGGGCGATGATCATCGCCGCCTATCACAAGGATAAAGGACGCAACCGATCCAAGGTCATTGTTCCGGACTCGGCACATGGTACCAACCCGGCCTCCGCGGCCATCGCTGGTTTCGACGTGATCAGCCTGGAATCCAGGGACGGAATCATCGATCCTCAGGCCCTGGAGGCGGTACTCTCCAAGGATGTGGCCGCGGTGATGATGACCTGCCCGAATACCCTTGGTCTGTTTGAGCAGCATCTGCCCCGGATCGTGGAGCTGGTCCGCTCGGTGGACGCGCTACTCTACTACGACGGGGCCAATCTGAATGCCATCCTGGGCAAGATGCGCGTGGGCGAGGCCGGCTTCGACGTGGTCCACCTGAACCTGCACAAGACCTTCGGCACCCCGCACGGTGGCGGCGGACCGGGCTCCGGGCCGGTGGGTGTCTGCCAACGGCTGGTGGACTACCTGCCCGTGTCCCGGGTGGGCAAGCAGGAAGACGGACAATTCTTCCTGAACTATGACCACCCCAAGTCCATCGGCTATGTGGCGCCGTTCTATGGCAATTTTGCCGTCTACCTGAAAGCGTATGCCTACATCCTGCGCCTGGGCCGTAAGGGATTGATCCGGGTTTCGGAAAATGCGGTCCTCGCGGCCAACTACCTGCGCAAACGCCTGGAGAACCACCTGGAAATCCCCTTCAATCGGATCTGCATGCACGAATTCGTGGCCTCGGCCGTGCGTCAGGCGGCCAAGGGCGTCCGGGCCGTGGACATTGCCAAGGCCCTGCTGGACAAGGGTCACCACGCACCTACGGTCTATTTTCCGCTGATCGTCAAGGAAGCCCTGATGTTCGAGCCCACGGAGACCGAGTCCCTGGACACCCTGGACCAGTTCGTGGACGACCTGATCGCCATTCTGGAGCAGGTTGAACAGGACCCCGCCGCAGTGCAGTCCGCTCCCCGAAAAACCCCGGTCAGCCGCCTGGATGAGGTCAAAGCCGCCCGCAACCTGGAATTGACCGACCAGTGCCGCCTGGAAGATTGA
- a CDS encoding methyl-accepting chemotaxis protein → MRNISIGIKLLGGFLTLLVLVCGGFGYIAYDRASRAVVGQVQENIPLMAEDGAQLVRTRLDYHIVALEGIANRESITSMDWMQQRQIMERETQRLNYLGMGIIFPNGLARYPDGTTAELGDRRYFQDAMAGRTVFSNVIISRVTNQPVLILATPIRGDRGQVQAVLMARLDATLLSEITDEIGYGASGYSYIIDERGALIAHGNRQFVLDQRNFIEEARTDAQFAPLAAMFQRMVRGESGFDAYPFMGTDRFFGFAPIPGTGWSIAVGAMQDDVLAPVYQLRWTVGVASLVFFGLGIIIALLVSRSITGPISQLMTYADAVAKGDLQVRSGIDQKDEIGRLNLSIQTMVQSLIEKMQEAEHQSELARQETEKAQVATREAEEARAQAETAKRDGMLEAATNIEGVVERMTSASEELSAQVEEASRGAEEQKSRTGETATAMEEMNATVLEVARNASQAAEASDQARTKAADGAKVVSASVAAINTVQSQAQEMKSNLDHLGRQAEQIGRIMTVIEDIADQTNLLALNAAIEAARAGDAGRGFAVVADEVRKLAEKTMNATKEVGEAIAAIQQSTQANIRGMDQSVRAIEDATRLANQSGDALREILALAEQAADQVRSIATAAEQQSATSEEINRGVEDINRISSETSEVMNQSAQAISELARQAVDLQELVQRMKLG, encoded by the coding sequence ATGAGGAACATATCTATTGGAATCAAGCTGCTCGGTGGTTTTTTGACCTTGCTGGTCCTGGTCTGTGGCGGTTTTGGGTACATTGCCTATGATCGCGCTTCCCGCGCCGTGGTTGGTCAGGTGCAGGAAAACATTCCACTGATGGCTGAGGATGGAGCTCAACTCGTGAGAACCCGGTTAGATTATCACATTGTGGCTCTGGAAGGGATTGCCAACAGAGAGAGCATCACGTCCATGGATTGGATGCAGCAGCGTCAGATCATGGAGAGAGAGACGCAGAGGTTGAACTATCTGGGTATGGGAATCATCTTTCCGAACGGTTTGGCCCGCTATCCGGACGGAACCACGGCGGAACTGGGCGACCGGAGGTATTTCCAAGATGCCATGGCAGGCCGGACGGTCTTTTCCAACGTGATCATAAGCCGGGTGACCAATCAACCGGTACTGATTCTGGCCACGCCCATCAGGGGAGACCGAGGACAGGTCCAGGCCGTGCTCATGGCCCGCCTGGACGCTACGTTGCTCAGTGAGATCACGGATGAAATCGGGTACGGGGCTTCAGGGTACTCCTACATCATAGACGAACGTGGGGCCTTGATCGCCCATGGCAACAGGCAGTTCGTTCTGGATCAGCGCAACTTCATCGAAGAGGCCAGGACGGACGCCCAGTTTGCCCCGCTGGCGGCAATGTTCCAGCGGATGGTTCGGGGCGAGTCGGGTTTTGACGCGTATCCGTTCATGGGAACGGACCGCTTTTTCGGGTTCGCGCCTATTCCCGGAACGGGCTGGTCCATTGCCGTTGGGGCCATGCAAGACGATGTGCTGGCGCCGGTGTATCAGTTGCGCTGGACAGTCGGCGTCGCATCCCTGGTGTTTTTTGGCTTGGGCATTATCATTGCCCTGCTGGTCAGCCGCAGCATCACCGGTCCGATAAGCCAGTTGATGACCTATGCTGACGCCGTGGCCAAGGGTGACTTGCAGGTCCGATCCGGTATTGACCAGAAGGACGAGATTGGGCGTCTGAATCTGAGTATCCAGACCATGGTCCAGTCACTCATTGAGAAGATGCAGGAAGCCGAGCATCAATCCGAACTGGCCCGACAAGAGACGGAGAAGGCCCAGGTCGCCACGCGGGAGGCCGAGGAAGCCCGTGCCCAGGCTGAGACGGCCAAGCGCGACGGGATGCTTGAGGCCGCGACCAATATTGAGGGTGTCGTGGAGCGGATGACCTCGGCCTCCGAGGAACTGTCGGCCCAGGTGGAAGAGGCTAGCAGGGGCGCGGAGGAACAGAAGAGCCGTACCGGAGAGACGGCCACGGCCATGGAAGAGATGAACGCTACGGTGCTGGAAGTGGCCAGAAATGCCTCCCAGGCCGCCGAGGCCTCGGATCAGGCTCGGACCAAGGCAGCGGACGGGGCCAAGGTGGTCAGCGCTTCGGTGGCGGCGATCAACACGGTGCAGTCTCAGGCCCAGGAGATGAAAAGCAACCTGGATCATCTTGGTCGCCAAGCCGAGCAGATCGGGCGGATCATGACCGTGATCGAGGATATCGCGGACCAGACCAATCTGCTGGCCTTGAACGCGGCCATTGAGGCGGCCCGAGCCGGTGACGCGGGTCGAGGCTTTGCCGTGGTGGCCGACGAGGTGCGCAAACTCGCGGAAAAAACCATGAACGCCACCAAGGAAGTGGGCGAGGCCATTGCCGCCATTCAACAGAGCACCCAGGCCAACATTAGAGGCATGGACCAGTCCGTGAGGGCTATCGAGGATGCAACCCGGCTGGCCAATCAGTCCGGGGACGCACTCCGGGAGATCCTGGCCCTGGCCGAACAGGCCGCGGACCAGGTGCGGTCCATTGCCACGGCAGCGGAGCAACAGTCCGCCACCAGCGAGGAGATTAACCGCGGCGTGGAAGATATCAACCGGATTTCTTCGGAAACCAGTGAGGTCATGAACCAGTCCGCCCAGGCCATCTCCGAACTGGCCAGGCAGGCAGTGGACCTGCAGGAGTTGGTGCAACGGATGAAGCTGGGCTGA
- a CDS encoding sensor histidine kinase, whose translation MLTSYHHGDAWNDGVVLGVRDILEEMAHVDLAIEHLDLRRNTSEEYKNWVAAFLRQKYQKRPQDLIIVSDDGALDFLFRVRDDLFPRVPVVFCGINSFTPGRIAGQSNITGVNEEVSIARNLELGLELFPATHQIFAVVDDHSAVGRANLSLYRSKVDQFAHRVTMHELLNLTAQDTLEVLGSLPRDSLVLRLNNLLDGQGGFLSVEESMHVISRTSPVPVLTFWDFDLGHGALGGYLVSAREQGRAAGELAAMVLSGQHPDHLPVRMESPNLPMFDFQPMQRFGVRIADLPTGSVVINQPESFYARHRVLIWATATVMAFMGLGIIALLTVLMVRSKAEKQLRESEEKFRGLADSARIMISIVADASGGAFLYVNKEWERVMGYDKEQVGALKPIDLVHPDMRHAVLAYAAERARGGNPPSNYELQIITRDGQSRILDFSSTIITFGEQKAFLTTGIDITDRKHAEQALVLAKEQAEAANQAKSEFLANMSHEIRTPLNGIMGMMQLLRTTSLDPEQERYVQLASISADRLTRLLSDILDLSRIEAGMMAIHQDEFEVQELANSVMDLLTCMARDKGLKLTSDIDPAVPTRLVGDETRVRQILFNLVGNALKFTDKGFVQLQVVTIPATREGSIRLLFSVTDTGIGIPDGKVDDLFKPFVQADGSYTRPYQGAGLGLAIVRRLVELLNGDIHVESIVGQGTTMHVALPFRLPEFLNR comes from the coding sequence ATGCTCACATCCTATCACCATGGAGATGCCTGGAACGATGGGGTGGTCCTGGGGGTGAGGGATATCCTGGAGGAGATGGCCCATGTGGACTTGGCCATCGAGCATTTGGATCTGCGTCGCAACACATCAGAAGAGTATAAAAACTGGGTAGCCGCATTTCTCCGGCAAAAGTACCAAAAAAGGCCCCAGGACCTGATCATCGTTTCGGATGACGGCGCCCTGGATTTCCTGTTTCGGGTTCGTGATGATCTGTTTCCGCGAGTTCCAGTGGTCTTTTGCGGAATCAATAGCTTTACACCCGGACGTATCGCCGGACAGTCCAATATCACCGGGGTCAATGAAGAGGTGAGTATTGCCCGAAACCTGGAGTTGGGGCTGGAGCTGTTTCCTGCTACGCATCAGATTTTTGCCGTAGTGGATGATCACTCTGCCGTGGGACGGGCCAACCTTTCATTGTACCGAAGCAAGGTGGATCAGTTCGCCCATCGCGTGACCATGCATGAACTGCTCAACCTCACGGCCCAGGACACTTTGGAGGTGCTGGGATCTCTGCCCAGGGACAGCCTGGTTCTGCGTTTGAACAACCTTCTGGACGGGCAGGGCGGGTTCCTTTCCGTGGAGGAAAGCATGCATGTGATTTCCCGAACGTCTCCCGTGCCTGTCCTGACATTTTGGGACTTTGACCTGGGTCACGGTGCCCTGGGCGGGTATCTGGTCAGCGCACGGGAGCAGGGCCGGGCAGCCGGAGAGCTGGCGGCCATGGTTCTCTCGGGGCAACACCCGGACCATCTTCCGGTGCGCATGGAGAGCCCCAATTTGCCCATGTTCGATTTCCAGCCGATGCAACGTTTCGGCGTGCGGATCGCGGATCTGCCCACGGGTTCCGTGGTGATCAACCAGCCTGAGAGCTTCTATGCCCGACACAGAGTACTGATCTGGGCCACGGCAACGGTGATGGCCTTCATGGGGCTGGGTATCATCGCGCTGCTGACCGTGCTGATGGTGCGCAGCAAGGCCGAGAAACAGTTGCGGGAAAGTGAAGAAAAATTTCGCGGATTGGCGGATTCCGCCCGGATCATGATTTCCATTGTTGCCGATGCATCCGGAGGGGCCTTTCTGTATGTCAACAAGGAATGGGAACGGGTCATGGGGTATGACAAGGAGCAGGTGGGGGCACTGAAGCCCATAGACCTGGTGCACCCCGATATGCGCCATGCGGTGCTGGCGTATGCGGCCGAAAGGGCGCGTGGCGGCAACCCGCCCAGCAATTACGAGTTGCAGATCATCACCCGGGACGGCCAATCACGAATTCTGGACTTTTCCTCAACGATCATCACGTTTGGGGAGCAGAAAGCCTTTTTGACCACCGGAATAGACATTACCGATCGCAAGCATGCCGAACAGGCCTTGGTTTTGGCCAAGGAGCAGGCCGAGGCCGCGAATCAGGCCAAGTCGGAATTCCTGGCCAATATGTCCCATGAAATCCGCACCCCGCTAAACGGAATCATGGGCATGATGCAACTCTTGCGGACCACCAGTCTTGACCCGGAGCAAGAGCGCTACGTTCAATTGGCCTCTATCTCGGCTGATCGCCTGACCCGATTGCTTTCAGATATTCTGGATCTGTCCCGGATCGAGGCAGGGATGATGGCCATTCATCAAGACGAATTCGAGGTCCAGGAACTCGCAAATTCGGTCATGGACCTGCTAACCTGCATGGCCAGGGACAAGGGGCTCAAGCTGACGTCCGACATCGACCCGGCCGTTCCCACTAGGCTGGTTGGAGACGAAACACGGGTACGCCAAATTTTATTCAATTTGGTGGGCAACGCCCTGAAGTTTACGGATAAGGGCTTTGTGCAACTCCAGGTGGTCACCATTCCTGCGACCAGAGAAGGGAGTATTCGTTTACTTTTTTCAGTCACGGACACGGGTATCGGCATTCCGGACGGCAAAGTGGATGACCTTTTCAAGCCCTTTGTGCAGGCTGACGGTTCCTATACCCGCCCGTATCAGGGTGCTGGGCTGGGGTTGGCCATCGTTCGTCGGCTGGTAGAACTGTTGAACGGGGACATCCATGTCGAAAGTATTGTCGGCCAGGGAACCACCATGCACGTCGCCCTGCCGTTCAGACTTCCAGAGTTCTTAAACCGTTAA